A single region of the Chrysoperla carnea chromosome 5, inChrCarn1.1, whole genome shotgun sequence genome encodes:
- the LOC123300510 gene encoding putative glycine-rich cell wall structural protein 1, which produces MILGKNALCGTVLSESDTGGGAGGGEESQTDLEDDGGGKGGGGGGDGTNDHHRQQSSHRTSSSGNIAHPQSHHSHQQTVSFGGTYIQSGNGSNQQYTHHHHRGSGSGGGSGSRGGGTQHVRSPPSSTRSPPSLQTSREEDEEEDDSSNADCRSPGQRLV; this is translated from the coding sequence AACGCATTATGCGGTACCGTATTATCAGAAAGTGACACTGGTGGTGGTGCAGGCGGTGGTGAAGAATCACAAACCGATCTAGAAGACGATGGCGGTGGTAAAGGGGGTGGCGGCGGCGGCGATGGAACGAATGATCATCACCGACAACAATCTTCGCATCGAACATCATCATCAGGAAATATTGCACATCCGCAATCCCATCATAGTCATCAACAAACAGTTAGTTTTGGTGGTACATACATTCAAAGTGGTAACGGTAGTAATCAACAATATACTCATCATCATCATCGTGGTAGTGGGAGTGGTGGTGGGAGTGGGAGTCGTGGAGGGGGTACACAACATGTTAGATCACCACCATCTAGTACACGGTCACCACCATCGTTACAAACATCACGGGAGGAGGATGAAGAAGAGGATGATAGTAGTAATGCTGATTGTCGAAGTCCTGGTCAAAGGTTAGTATAA